In the genome of Cryptomeria japonica chromosome 8, Sugi_1.0, whole genome shotgun sequence, one region contains:
- the LOC131857787 gene encoding probable receptor-like protein kinase At3g17420, with the protein MYIDGCTLDDYLRGNCIGSTYSWKKSFRMIMGIAKGIEFLHLNKIIHVDIKPQNIMVDAKDDEAKLVDFGFSRHVDWEGTHQSTDKIIGTKGYWAPEYCWNNKLSYKHDVYSFGIVVLEIITSQKHVDQARSSSQFHIPGYVRHMIENNRFEETVDTKLKQDGWDIFVLGEAFTVANIALRCAHPDKAGRPDMNLVVTELNSMLLQPYLDGWLWRIYLIAARTHLLFRCVLAAYAEMRALEQGLDIQESVMEGN; encoded by the exons ATGTATATAGATGGATGTACTCTGGATGACTATTTGAGAGGAAATTGTATAGGTTCTACCTACAGCTGGAAGAAGAGCTTCCGAATGATAATGGGTATAGCCAAGGGAATTGAATTTTTACACCTGAATAAGATCATTCATGTTGATATCAAGCCGCAGAATATTATGGTGGACGCTAAAGATGATGAGGCAAAGCTTGTTGATTTTGGGTTTTCTAGGCATGTGGATTGGGAGGGCACACACCAGTCAACTGATAAAATAATAGGTACTAAAGGCTATTGGGCTCCAGAGTATTGCTGGAATAACAAGCTTTCTTATAAACATGATGTTTATAGCTTTGGAATTGTTGTATTGGAGATAATAACAAGTCAGAAGCATGTTGATCAAGCACGAAGTTCCAGTCAGTTCCATATTCCAGGATATGTAAGGCACATGATAGAGAACAACCGTTTTGAAGAAACTGTAGACACTAAACTTAAACAGGATGGGTGGGACATCTTTGTTTTAGGGGAAGCCTTCACTGTTGCAAACATAGCCCTCAGATGTGCTCATCCTGATAAGGCCGGAAGACCCGATATGAATCTTGTGGTCACAGAACTCAATTCGATG CTTCTTCAGCCCT ATTTGGATGGATGGCTGTGGCGTATATATTTGATCGCAGCCCGTACGCATCTTTTATTTCGCTGTGTTTTGGCGGCCTATGCTGAAATGcgagctttggaacagggtttgGACATCCAAGAAAGCGTAATGGAAGGGAATTGA